In one window of Tripterygium wilfordii isolate XIE 37 chromosome 1, ASM1340144v1, whole genome shotgun sequence DNA:
- the LOC120000101 gene encoding pyruvate dehydrogenase (acetyl-transferring) kinase, mitochondrial encodes MALKKACEAFSKGLMEEVHKWGCMKQNGVSLRYMMKFGSRPTDRNLLISAQFLHKELPIRIARRAIELENLPYGLSDKPAVLKVRDWYLDSFRDLRSFPEIKNTNDENDFTQMIKAIKVRHNNVVPMMALGVQQLKQGIDPKIVHEDLDEIHQFLDRFYMSRIGIRMLIGQHVELHNPNPAPHCVGYIHTKMSPVEVAQCASEDSRAICCREYGSAPEVIIFGDPSFTFPYVPTHLHLMVFELVKNSLRAVQERFLDSDKVAPPIRIVVAEGIEDVTIKVSDEGGGIARSGLPKIFTYLYSTARNPLTENSDLGTGDVVTMAGYGYGLPISRLYAQYFGGDLQIISMEGYGTDAYLHLSRLGDSQEPLP; translated from the exons ATGGCGTTGAAGAAGGCATGTGAGGCGTTCTCCAAGGGGTTGATGGAGGAGGTCCACAAATGGGGATGCATGAAGCAGAACGGGGTCAGCCTCAGGTACATGATGAAGTTCGGCTCCAGGCCCACCGATAGGAATCTGCTGATTTCGGCCCAGTTTCTGCATAAGGAGCTCCCAATAAGGATCGCCCGGAGAGCTATCGAGCTTGAAAACCTCCCTTATGGATTGTCCGACAAACCTGCCGTTTTGAAG GTGCGAGATTGGTACTTGGATTCTTTCCGTGATCTGCGATCTTTTCCTGAGATCAAGAATACAAATGACGAAAACGATTTTACACAAATGATCAAGGCAATTAAGGTGAGACACAATAATGTTGTTCCCATGATGGCATTGGGTGTCCAACAGTTGAAACAAGGCATTGATCCAAAGATAGTTCATGAGGATCTTGATGAGATACATCAGTTTTTGGATCGATTTTACATGTCCAGAATCGGAATTCGTATGCTTATAG GACAGCACGTGGAGTTGCACAATCCAAACCCTGCTCCTCATTGTGTGGGttatatacatacaaaaatgTCTCCAGTAGAGGTGGCACAATGTGCCAGTGAAGATTCGCGTGCTATCTGTTGCCGAGAGTATGGCAGTGCACCTGAAGTTATAATCTTTGGGGATCCCAGTTTTACATTCCC ATATGTCCCAACGCACTTGCATCTCATGGTATTTGAGCTAGTAAAGAATTCTTTACGTGCTGTTCAAGAGCGTTTCTTAGACTCAGATAAAGTCGCACCACCTATTCGCATAGTAGTTGCTGAAGGAATTGAAGATGTTACCATCAAG GTTTCAGATGAGGGGGGTGGCATAGCAAGGAGTGGGCTTCCCAAAATTTTCACGTACCTATATAGCACTGCTAGGAATCCACTGACTGAGAACTCGGATCTCGGAACTGGTGATGTCGTGACAATGGCAGGGTATGGATATGGGCTCCCAATAAGCCGCTTATATGCTCAGTACTTCGGAGGAGATCTCCAAATCATCTCTATGGAAGGATATG GAACTGATGCATATCTCCATTTATCTCGTTTGGGAGATTCTCAAGAACCTCTGCCATGA
- the LOC120004002 gene encoding probable beta-D-xylosidase 5 — MTDYLYCDSSLPFDVRAKDLVDRMTLNEKVNQVGNMATGVPRIGLPKYQWWSEALHGVSNVGPGTFFDKTIPGATSFPTVILSAAAFNQTLWKSIGQAVSTEARAMYNLGKAGLTYWSPNINVVRDPRWGRAIETPGEDPYVVGTFATNYVRGLQDVPGTENATDLNSRPLKVSSCCKHYAAYDVDAWKGVDRYHFDARVSEQDMRETFLRPFEMCVKDGDVSSVMCSYNRVNGIPACADPYLLKNTIRGEWDLHGYIVSDCDSIEVMIDGHKWLGDSQEDAVAQVLKAGLDLDCGDYYTKALGNSVRQGEVKEADLDKSLKYLYVVLMRLGFFDGSPQFNSLGKNDVCSDANLELATEAAREGIVLLKNDDKTLPLKSCDINKIAVIGPHAKATSAMIGNYAGIPCGIVTPFDGISKYGEVTYEKGCSDIACKDDSLIFSAMNASKNADATILLVGLDLSVEAESLDRNDLLLPGYQTQLINQVAESSSGPLVVVIMSAGGIDISFAKNNPKIKAILWAGYPGEKGGRAIADVIFGKYNPGGRLPLTWYEAGYVDMLPMTSMPLRPVDSFGYPGRTYKFFNGSTVYPFGYGLSYTDFSYSLASPASSLEIKLNKFQRCHNVKYSDQANINNCPSVVIDDLECGYKFGFEVAVQNVGEKDGSDVVMVYSKPPEGIVESHSKQLIGFERVFVKSGATEKVKFEFDACKSVNIIDTSGYNLLPSGGHIIMVGDNVISFPLHVSYN, encoded by the exons ATGACAGATTATCTCTACTGCGACTCTTCTCTGCCATTCGATGTCAGGGCCAAGGACTTGGTGGACAGAATGACATTGAACGAGAAAGTCAACCAGGTCGGGAATATGGCCACCGGAGTGCCAAGAATTGGGCTTCCCAAGTACCAGTGGTGGTCAGAGGCACTCCATGGTGTCTCCAATGTTGGTCCTGGAACCTTCTTTGATAAAACCATTCCTGGCGCTACAAGCTTTCCTACTGTCATTCTCTCCGCTGCTGCCTTTAATCAGACTCTATGGAAATCCATTGGCCAG GCTGTTTCGACAGAGGCAAGAGCGATGTACAATCTGGGGAAAGCAGGATTGACATACTGGAGTCCAAATATTAATGTGGTGAGAGATCCCAGATGGGGAAGAGCCATTGAGACTCCGGGAGAAGATCCTTATGTGGTGGGTACATTTGCTACAAATTACGTAAGAGGATTACAAGATGTTCCGGGGACTGAAAACGCAACAGACTTGAACTCTAGACCTCTCAAGGTTTCCTCTTGTTGCAAGCACTATGCTGCATATGATGTCGATGCCTGGAAGGGAGTCGATCGTTATCACTTTGATGCAAGA GTGAGTGAGCAAGATATGAGGGAGACATTCCTCAGGCCGTTTGAGATGTGTGTTAAAGATGGCGACGTTAGCAGTGTCATGTGTTCCTATAATCGGGTTAATGGAATTCCAGCTTGTGCTGATCCATATCTTCTCAAGAACACTATCAGAGGGGAATGGGATCTTCATGG ATATATTGTCTCCGATTGTGATTCTATTGAGGTAATGATTGATGGACACAAATGGCTTGGCGACTCACAAGAGGATGCTGTTGCACAGGTTCTTAAAGCAG GATTGGATCTTGACTGTGGAGACTACTATACCAAAGCTCTTGGAAACTCAGTGAGGCAAGGAGAGGTAAAGGAGGCTGACCTTGACAAGTCATTGAAGTACCTTTATGTGGTGCTTATGAGGCTTGGATTTTTCGATGGAAGCCCTCAATTCAACAGCCTTGGGAAGAATGATGTTTGTTCAGATGCAAACTTGGAGTTAGCTACTGAAGCAGCCAGAGAAGGAATTGTCCTATTGAAAAATGATGACAAGACTCTCCCTTTGAAGTCTTGTGACATCAATAAAATAGCAGTTATTGGACCCCATGCAAAAGCAACCTCTGCAATGATTGGAAATTATGCTG GTATTCCTTGCGGAATTGTTACTCCATTTGATGGTATCTCCAAGTATGGAGAAGTCACATATGAAAAGGGATGCAGCGACATAGCTTGCAAGGACGATAGTTTGATCTTCTCAGCCATGAATGCTTCAAAGAATGCAGATGCTACTATTCTTTTGGTGGGTTTGGACTTGTCTGTGGAGGCTGAGAGCTTGGATAGGAATGATCTTCTCCTCCCAGGTTACCAAACTCAATTAATCAACCAAGTAGCTGAATCATCTTCAGGTCCTCTAGTTGTTGTGATTATGTCAGCCGGTGGGATTGACATAAGCTTTGCCAAGAACAATCCTAAAATTAAAGCTATTCTTTGGGCCGGATATCCTGGTGAGAAAGGAGGTCGTGCCATTGCTGATGTTATCTTCGGAAAATACAATCCAG GTGGAAGATTGCCCCTTACATGGTATGAAGCTGGTTATGTGGACATGCTGCCAATGACATCCATGCCACTAAGGCCTGTTGATAGCTTTGGTTACCCTGGAAGAACATACAAGTTCTTCAATGGCTCAACTGTTTACCCTTTTGGCTATGGCCTTAGCTACACAGATTTCAGCTACAGCCTCGCATCCCCTGCAAGTTCACTAGAGATCAAACTAAACAAATTCCAGCGTTGTCACAATGTGAAATACTCAGACCAGGCCAACATCAATAACTGTCCTTCTGTAGTGATCGATGACCTTGAATGTGGATATAAATTTGGCTTTGAAGTTGCTGTCCAGAATGTTGGGGAGAAGGATGGAAGTGACGTTGTCATGGTTTACTCCAAGCCACCAGAGGGAATAGTTGAGAGTCACTCCAAGCAACTGATTGGTTTCGAGAGAGTATTTGTGAAATCAGGAGCAACCGAGAAGGTGAAGTTCGAGTTTGACGCTTGCAAGAGCGTGAACATTATTGATACCTCAGGTTACAATCTTTTGCCTTCTGGAGGGCATATAATCATGGTGGGCGACAATGTAATCTCATTCCCATTACATGTCAGCTACAATTAG
- the LOC119996989 gene encoding pentatricopeptide repeat-containing protein At3g06430, chloroplastic yields MASSIWLSFSSSLLPSTLFNKNINTTASPQSTTTTKHSRILLRCAFTAASAATSTTRPPSSSSSSTKERHWKEGEFPGISGTSKRPPIKNIKKKLDRKNKAKAWVNTITEALSDSIDKKQWLQALEVFEMLREQPFYQPKEGTYMKLLVLLGKSRQPRQARQLFDQMIEEGLEPTAELYTALLAAYCRESLIDEGFSILNQMKTLPSCQADVFTYSTLIKPCVDNSRFELIESLYEDMAERLIMPNTVTQNIVLNGYGKTGKFEQMEKVLSGMLESTVCKPDVWTMNTILSVFGNKGQIDMMERWYEKFRNFGIDPESRTFNILIGAYGKKRMYDKMSSVMEYMRKAQFPWTTSTFNNVIEAFADAGDAKHMECTFDQMRAEGMKADTKTFCCLINGYVNAGVFHKVISTVQLAAKFEIPENTSFYNSVIFAFAKADDLIEMERVFKRMKDKHCLPNSRTYSIMEEAYRKKGMNDKIYDLELEKQEVLTNGSEIDEVS; encoded by the exons ATGGCTTCCTCAATTTggctctccttctcttcttctctcctccCCTCGACTCTTTTTAACAAAAACATTAACACAACAGCATCCCCTCAatcaaccaccaccaccaaacaTTCTAGGATTCTTCTTCGCTGCGCATTCACGGCTGCATCCGCAGCTACATCTACAACACGacccccatcatcatcatcatcatctactAAGGAGAGGCACTGGAAAGAAGGAGAGTTCCCTGGAATATCAGGGACTTCGAAAAGGCCACCtattaagaatatcaagaagaaatTGGACCGCAAAAACAAGGCCAAGGCCTGGGTCAACACTATCACTGAGGCCTTATCTGACTCCATTGATAAGAAGCAGTGGCTCCAAGCCCTTGAG GTTTTTGAGATGCTTAGAGAACAACCATTTTATCAACCAAAAGAAGGGACCTACATGAAACTCCTCGTTCTGCTTGGTAAATCTCGACAACCCCGTCAAGCTCGGCAGCTTTTTGACCAGATGATCGAAGAGGGATTGGAACCCACCGCAGAACTCTACACTGCCTTGCTTGCAGCTTATTGTCGCGAAAGCCTCATCGATGAAGGTTTCTCTATTCTTAACCAAATGAAAACTCTGCCTAGTTGCCAGGCTGATGTTTTTACCTACAGTACATTGATCAAACCTTGTGTTGATAATTCACGATTTGAATTAATTGAATCCTTGTATGAAGATATGGCTGAACGGCTAATAATGCCGAATACTGTTACGCAGAATATAGTGTTAAATGGATATGGCAAAACAGGGAAATTCGAACAGATGGAGAAAGTTCTATCTGGGATGTTGGAGAGCACTGTTTGCAAACCTGATGTTTGGACAATGAATACTATCCTGAGTGTGTTTGGCAACAAAGGTCAGATTGATATGATGGAGAGATGGTATGAGAAGTTCCGGAATTTTGGTATTGACCCAGAAAGTCGCACTTTCAATATTTTGATTGGCGCTTATGGGAAGAAAAGAATGTATGATAAGATGTCATCAGTGATGGAGTACATGCGCAAGGCTCAGTTTCCATGGACAACGTCAACTTTCAACAATGTGATCGAGGCTTTTGCAGATGCAGGGGATGCAAAACACATGGAGTGCACATTTGATCAGATGCGTGCTGAGGGTATGAAGGCAGACACTAAAACTTTCTGCTGCCTTATCAATGGATATGTGAATGCAGGTGTTTTCCATAAGGTTATCAGCACCGTTCAGCTGGCAGCAAAGTTTGAGATTCCTGAAAATACCTCTTTCTATAATTCAGTCATATTTGCATTTGCAAAAGCAGATGATTTAATAGAGATGGAAAGAGTCTTTAAGCGTATGAAAGATAAGCACTGCCTGCCAAATTCAAGAACCTACTCTATCATGGAGGAAGCATATAGAAAGAAAGGCATGAATGACAAGATCTATGATTTGGAGCTGGAGAAACAGGAGGTGCTTACCAATGGTTCAGAAATTGATGAGGTCTCCTGA
- the LOC120000111 gene encoding rRNA-processing protein fcf2-like — protein sequence MRWRSVERSFESEAESQKRMTGNKPVIGLSWEPKLPPLSSATMKLSDNNQNLPERSSLYKPDTDLVDGLFVPPNNPRKLNKLLRKQVKDTSGKNWFDMPAPTMTPELKKELQLLNLRDVIDPKRHYKKGVSKSKVLPKYFQVGTVIESASDFFSDRLTKKERKATLADTLLSDHTLGQYRKRKVREIEEQNRPGGNDKWKIRGRQSWKRAKQRRH from the exons ATGCGGTGGAGAAGCGTAGAGAGGAGCTTCGAATCGGAAGCTGAATCGCAGAAGAGAATGACAGGGAATAAGCCAGTTATTGGACTTTCATGGGAGCCAAAACTACCTCCCCTGTCTTCTGCAACCATGAAACTGTCTGATAACAATCAGAATCTCCCAGAGCGTAGTTCGCTCTATAAACCAGATACGGACCTCGTTGATGGGCTCTTCGTCCCACCCAACAATCCCAGAAAGTTGAACAAGCTTCTTAGGAAGCAAGTCAAAGATACATCTGGCAAAAATTG GTTTGACATGCCTGCCCCAACCATGACCCCGGAGTTGAAGAAGGAACTTCAGTTATTGAAT TTAAGAGACGTGATTGATCCAAAGAGACACTACAAGAAGGGTGTTTCAAAATCGAAAGTGCTCCCTAAATATTTCCAG GTGGGCACAGTGATAGAGTCAGCATCAGATTTCTTCTCGGATAGGCTGACCAAGAAGGAGAGGAAGGCAACCTTAGCAGACACATTGCTTTCTGACCATACACTTGGTCAATACAG GAAGCGCAAGGTTCGAGAGATTGAAGAGCAAAACCGACCTGGTGGAAATGATAAATGGAAGATAAGGGGACGGCAGTCATGGAAGCGTGCAAAGCAGAGAAGACACTAA
- the LOC120000648 gene encoding uncharacterized protein LOC120000648: MARENSNFDEEDNLRQALNSFQSITFEEEDKSSSSTTAAATKLDDASDVLVTSFTDVVDNFTLCFQIIRLPQQIYAWIGCNSSKFGHLYAAAPTRPSNTVSVATLIKGSCDDPVKSIARRLVLKTGLPVTVASNIPKNSPMLEINAEKKLVEKLISLGYTKRKLDGLSS; the protein is encoded by the exons ATGGCTCGTGAGAACTCGAACTTTGACGAGGAGGATAATTTACGACAAGCCCTAAACTCCTTTCAGAGCATCacatttgaagaagaagataagtCGTCGTCATCAACAACAGCGGCAGCTACTAAGCTCGACGATGCTTCTGACGTGCTGGTCACCAGCTTTACAGATGTCGTCGACAATTTTACCCTCTGTTTCCAGATCATCCGCCTCCCTCAGCAG ATATATGCATGGATTGGTTGCAATTCCTCCAAATTTGGGCATTTGTATGCTGCTGCACCTACCCGCCCG agcaacacAGTGAGTGTTGCCACGCTGATTAAAGGCTCTTGTGACGATCCAGTGAAGAGCATTGCTCGGCGATTGG TTCTAAAGACTGGTCTCCCTGTTACTGTGGCTAGCAATATCCCCAAGAATAGTCCTATGCTCGAG ATCAATGCTGAGAAAAAGTTGGTGGAGAAGCTAATAAGCCTGGGATACACAAAGCGAAAATTGGATGGATTGTCTTCATAG